The following are encoded in a window of Calderihabitans maritimus genomic DNA:
- a CDS encoding DUF362 domain-containing protein, with protein MAAEVYFADMRAKKGSNLLDKVERLFDRAGFAELIAPKDLVALKVHFGERGNTAYIRPTFVRRIVDKVKKKGGKPFLTDANTLYVGSRANAVDHLETAIENGFAYAVVGAPLIIADGLTGKDYIKVPISGKHFKEVKIGSVVYHADAIIGVTHFKGHEATGFGGTIKNIGMGLGSRSGKQMMHSDILPSINPEKCVACGKCIPWCPGEAIEIREKKAVIITDKCMGCGECTVTCPQQAIAINWKTEPDVIQEKMAEYALGVLQDKKNKAGFFSFVMNVTPDCDCFSWSDAPIVPDVGILASRDPVALDQACLDLVNDQIALTNSRLGNKNDYEDKFRCIHGIDGTLQLTHAEKLGLGSRRYELIKI; from the coding sequence ATGGCTGCGGAAGTTTATTTTGCCGATATGCGCGCCAAAAAGGGATCCAACCTTTTGGATAAAGTAGAGAGGCTTTTTGATAGGGCAGGTTTTGCTGAATTAATTGCTCCTAAAGACCTGGTCGCCCTAAAAGTTCACTTTGGAGAACGGGGTAATACGGCTTATATCAGGCCGACCTTTGTTCGTAGGATAGTAGACAAGGTAAAAAAGAAGGGAGGAAAGCCGTTCCTAACCGACGCTAATACCTTGTACGTAGGTTCACGGGCAAATGCGGTGGACCATTTAGAAACGGCTATTGAAAACGGTTTTGCCTATGCGGTCGTCGGTGCTCCTCTCATAATAGCCGACGGACTTACGGGAAAAGACTACATTAAGGTTCCCATATCCGGAAAACACTTTAAGGAAGTGAAGATAGGAAGTGTCGTATATCATGCTGATGCCATAATAGGCGTTACTCATTTCAAAGGACACGAAGCAACCGGTTTTGGGGGTACCATAAAAAACATAGGTATGGGTTTGGGCAGTCGCAGTGGTAAACAGATGATGCATTCCGACATCCTGCCTTCCATAAACCCGGAGAAGTGTGTAGCCTGCGGCAAGTGCATTCCGTGGTGCCCCGGCGAAGCTATTGAAATTAGAGAGAAGAAAGCGGTAATTATAACCGATAAATGTATGGGCTGCGGGGAATGTACCGTTACCTGCCCGCAGCAGGCTATTGCTATTAATTGGAAAACCGAACCGGATGTTATTCAAGAAAAAATGGCAGAGTACGCCTTGGGCGTATTACAAGATAAGAAAAACAAAGCCGGTTTCTTCAGCTTCGTCATGAATGTGACTCCCGACTGTGACTGTTTCTCTTGGAGTGACGCTCCTATCGTTCCGGACGTCGGCATACTTGCTTCCCGCGACCCGGTTGCTCTCGACCAAGCTTGTCTTGATTTAGTTAACGACCAAATAGCCCTGACTAACAGCCGATTGGGAAATAAGAACGATTACGAAGACAAATTCCGGTGCATCCATGGGA
- a CDS encoding AAA family ATPase: MFQSIDEVQKKLAEEKYLASEKIATAVFLACRLEKPLLVEGPAGVGKTELGKVVAKILGARLVRLQCYEGLDEAKALYEWNYPKQLLYIQSCFRENSWDKVRRDIYTPEFLLARPLLEALTSNEPTTLLIDELDKSDEEFESFLLEALSEFQVSIPELGTIKAVKRPTVVITSNNARQFSDALKRRCIYLYIDYPKFEHELQIIRLKITDIKEELARQVVRFVQTVRKLPLNKKPSISETLDWARTLSLLKVESLNQAAVENSLMVLLKNQQDLEQVQKKVPHLL, from the coding sequence ATGTTTCAGAGTATAGACGAAGTTCAGAAAAAATTGGCGGAAGAAAAGTATCTGGCCAGTGAAAAAATTGCTACGGCTGTTTTTTTGGCCTGCAGGCTCGAAAAACCGCTCCTGGTAGAGGGCCCCGCCGGGGTCGGCAAAACAGAATTGGGCAAGGTAGTGGCCAAGATCCTGGGTGCGCGTCTCGTCCGGCTCCAGTGTTACGAAGGATTGGATGAGGCAAAAGCGCTTTACGAGTGGAACTACCCCAAGCAGCTTCTTTACATTCAGTCGTGTTTTAGGGAGAACAGCTGGGATAAAGTGCGCCGGGATATTTACACTCCTGAATTTCTCCTCGCACGGCCCCTTCTAGAAGCACTTACCTCCAACGAGCCAACTACCTTACTGATCGACGAACTGGATAAGAGTGACGAGGAATTTGAAAGTTTTTTATTGGAAGCTCTGTCGGAGTTTCAGGTGAGTATACCTGAGCTGGGAACCATAAAGGCGGTTAAACGGCCTACGGTAGTTATCACCAGCAATAATGCCCGGCAGTTTAGCGATGCATTGAAACGTCGTTGCATTTATCTTTACATTGATTATCCAAAGTTTGAACATGAATTGCAGATTATACGCCTGAAGATAACGGATATAAAAGAGGAACTGGCCCGCCAAGTTGTCCGTTTTGTCCAGACAGTGAGAAAGCTGCCGTTAAATAAAAAACCGAGCATTTCGGAAACATTGGATTGGGCCCGCACTCTTTCCCTGTTAAAAGTTGAGAGTTTAAACCAAGCCGCCGTGGAAAACAGTTTGATGGTCCTGTTAAAAAACCAGCAGGATCTCGAACAAGTACAGAAAAAAGTTCCCCATCTCCTGTGA
- the eam gene encoding glutamate 2,3-aminomutase, with the protein MELKRELSAEEKRRLAQERAEELRERIQDYLEASKHIPTGFKLADQYEERKQKILKILNATEEDWYNWKWQLRNRFTSTEQLAKVLDLTDQEIEDIERVGKKYRWAASPYYVSLMDPKDPNCPIRKQAIPCIEELNDTVGEADPMGEEFTSPAPGITRRYPDRLIINVTNLCAMYCRHCQRRRNIGEVDKVTPKADLEAALDYVRQNPEIRDVLLTGGDAFMLSNDQLDWLLGELDKIEHVEIKRLGTRTLVTMPMRVTPELCAVLEKHHPVYVNTHFNHPKEITPEVAKACDRLTKAGVPIGNQAVLLRGINNDPHVMKKLNHELLKVRIRPYYIFHAKPVKGTTHFITRVEEGIQIMEHLRGYTSGLAIPTYLINAPHGYGKTPMLPEYLVSSGPDYVTIRTWEGRVMKYPNGVPNSVKE; encoded by the coding sequence ATGGAGTTAAAACGAGAATTAAGCGCGGAAGAAAAACGCAGGTTGGCTCAAGAAAGGGCGGAAGAATTACGAGAAAGAATCCAGGATTATTTGGAGGCAAGTAAACATATTCCAACCGGTTTTAAACTTGCCGACCAATATGAAGAGCGTAAACAAAAAATACTGAAAATACTCAATGCCACGGAAGAAGATTGGTATAACTGGAAATGGCAGTTGCGCAACAGGTTCACGAGCACGGAGCAACTGGCCAAAGTGCTGGACTTGACCGACCAAGAAATTGAAGATATTGAACGGGTAGGTAAGAAGTATCGCTGGGCTGCTTCACCTTACTACGTCAGCCTTATGGATCCCAAGGATCCCAACTGTCCGATTCGGAAGCAGGCTATTCCGTGCATTGAGGAGTTAAATGATACGGTAGGAGAAGCAGATCCTATGGGAGAGGAATTTACCTCTCCGGCCCCGGGAATTACTCGCCGTTACCCCGATCGTTTAATAATTAACGTTACTAATCTGTGCGCGATGTATTGCCGTCATTGCCAGAGAAGGCGCAACATCGGTGAAGTAGACAAGGTTACTCCCAAAGCCGATCTGGAAGCCGCCCTGGATTACGTGCGGCAAAACCCGGAAATCAGGGACGTCCTGTTGACGGGCGGAGATGCTTTTATGCTCAGCAATGATCAGCTGGACTGGTTGTTGGGAGAATTGGATAAAATTGAGCACGTTGAGATAAAGCGTTTAGGCACCAGAACTCTGGTAACCATGCCTATGCGCGTGACTCCTGAGCTTTGTGCTGTTTTGGAAAAACACCATCCGGTTTATGTCAATACCCATTTTAACCATCCTAAAGAAATTACCCCTGAGGTGGCTAAAGCCTGTGACCGGTTAACTAAAGCCGGAGTACCTATAGGAAATCAGGCGGTTTTATTGCGCGGAATCAATAATGATCCGCACGTGATGAAAAAACTAAACCATGAGCTGTTGAAAGTCAGGATTCGACCCTATTATATTTTCCACGCCAAGCCAGTAAAAGGAACTACCCACTTCATCACCCGGGTGGAAGAAGGTATTCAGATAATGGAGCATCTGCGTGGTTATACTTCGGGATTGGCAATACCCACTTATTTAATCAACGCTCCTCACGGCTATGGTAAGACACCTATGTTACCCGAATATCTAGTATCTTCTGGCCCGGATTACGTAACCATTCGGACCTGGGAAGGCCGGGTAATGAAATATCCCAACGGAGTTCCAAACTCTGTAAAGGAATAA
- a CDS encoding VWA domain-containing protein yields the protein MRGISLIGIDGARFYHLLACTLIKEPGDQKIFDKVFQLYFKGKALKTSERKKEVSEDFTSENRAETADGRGLGPSGSGVPVEAVLQTVTSGSADNYRALVERAVNSMGRLHRNDLERIDELLQRAKVTLQWFMVLHRLEQLKERNLISEESWQSYMENMKQLEILLEQEIEKRLVEAFGEEGLVKVLANTNLREKNFYELREDQVEELRMRVRRLARRLATRRGRRRKLSSSGQVLLRQVLQESRKTAGIPVKLVRGKREVSKPELIILCDVSGSVARFSEFMLQLVYSIQSQFKKVRSFVFVDTLEEVTHLFSTLKIEEALGQISRGMRCSQSGYSDFGRVFQEFAENYLAAVTHTTTLIILGDAKNNWRPPRTEFLAEIASKARRVIWLNPRPKETWNQEDGLMDIYAPYCDKVLECRNLRQLERVASDIF from the coding sequence TTGCGGGGAATATCTCTGATAGGGATAGATGGAGCCAGGTTTTATCATTTGCTTGCCTGTACTCTGATTAAGGAGCCAGGGGATCAAAAGATTTTTGACAAAGTTTTTCAACTGTATTTTAAGGGTAAGGCGCTTAAGACTTCGGAAAGGAAAAAAGAGGTGTCGGAGGATTTTACATCAGAAAACAGGGCGGAAACAGCCGACGGACGGGGCCTCGGTCCCAGTGGATCCGGCGTTCCTGTGGAAGCCGTATTGCAAACGGTAACCTCTGGAAGTGCAGATAACTACCGCGCACTGGTTGAGAGGGCTGTCAACAGTATGGGTAGACTTCATCGAAATGACTTGGAACGGATTGATGAATTGCTACAACGGGCCAAAGTAACGCTGCAGTGGTTTATGGTTCTTCACCGTCTAGAGCAGTTGAAAGAAAGGAACCTAATCAGTGAGGAAAGCTGGCAGAGTTATATGGAAAACATGAAACAGTTAGAGATATTGCTGGAACAAGAGATCGAGAAACGCCTGGTGGAGGCTTTCGGAGAAGAAGGGTTAGTGAAGGTACTGGCTAACACCAACTTGCGAGAAAAAAATTTTTATGAATTACGGGAAGACCAGGTGGAAGAATTGAGGATGAGGGTAAGACGACTGGCCCGGAGGCTGGCTACGCGTCGGGGCAGGAGGCGGAAGCTGAGTTCCAGCGGGCAGGTTCTTTTGCGCCAGGTGCTGCAGGAGTCACGTAAGACAGCGGGAATACCGGTTAAACTAGTTCGCGGGAAGCGGGAGGTAAGCAAGCCTGAATTAATAATTTTATGTGATGTATCTGGTTCCGTAGCGCGATTTAGTGAATTTATGTTACAGTTGGTATATTCGATCCAGAGTCAATTTAAGAAGGTTCGTTCTTTCGTGTTTGTAGATACTCTGGAAGAAGTTACTCATCTGTTCTCTACCTTGAAGATAGAAGAAGCTTTGGGGCAAATTTCCCGGGGGATGCGTTGTTCCCAGTCCGGATATTCCGACTTCGGTCGAGTGTTTCAGGAGTTTGCCGAGAATTATCTCGCGGCCGTTACCCATACTACCACCTTGATCATTCTGGGAGATGCCAAAAATAACTGGCGTCCTCCCCGAACTGAATTTTTGGCTGAAATAGCCAGTAAGGCGCGGCGGGTCATTTGGCTTAACCCGCGCCCGAAGGAAACCTGGAATCAAGAGGATGGCTTGATGGACATCTATGCCCCGTACTGCGACAAGGTCTTGGAGTGTCGAAATCTGAGACAACTGGAGCGGGTGGCCAGCGATATTTTTTAA
- a CDS encoding MTAP family purine nucleoside phosphorylase, whose protein sequence is MGDKNIPVADFAVIGGSSTFSLDFPADLQHPEVEILERDLVFSTPFGESPSFILFRLKGDNRMVLTCKMHGWRPGVSRADASRQVFWVLQQAGVKKILSEGGVGALNHLLKPRDLLVPHDYIDFSMRKDVSLTSEYLLIMRESVCPEIRKKYVRAAEKFARGRVFDRGIYVVTDGRHFESPSEVSFFRQIQGDIVGQSMCPEVYLAREIGACYGRIDMVVNYAEGVVEDWKHEELKQIFYEEATTIAEIILECLQKVELNSSCNCQNLRKETLLKENRGREEV, encoded by the coding sequence ATGGGGGACAAAAACATTCCTGTCGCTGATTTTGCCGTTATAGGTGGCTCCAGCACTTTTTCGCTGGATTTTCCGGCAGACTTGCAGCATCCCGAAGTCGAGATCCTGGAAAGGGATTTGGTTTTCTCCACGCCTTTCGGAGAGAGCCCTTCTTTTATTCTTTTTCGTCTAAAGGGAGATAACCGGATGGTGCTGACTTGTAAAATGCATGGCTGGCGTCCGGGAGTATCGAGGGCCGATGCATCTCGCCAGGTTTTTTGGGTGTTACAGCAGGCGGGGGTAAAAAAAATTCTTAGTGAAGGGGGAGTTGGGGCCTTAAACCACCTGCTGAAGCCCCGAGATTTGCTTGTACCGCATGATTATATTGATTTTTCCATGCGGAAAGATGTGAGTCTGACCAGTGAATACCTGCTCATTATGCGGGAGTCGGTGTGCCCCGAAATAAGGAAAAAATATGTCAGGGCTGCTGAAAAATTCGCCCGGGGGAGAGTTTTTGATCGCGGTATCTACGTAGTAACTGATGGACGTCATTTTGAAAGTCCTTCCGAAGTATCCTTTTTTAGACAAATACAGGGAGACATTGTTGGCCAGAGTATGTGTCCCGAAGTTTACCTGGCGCGGGAAATCGGCGCCTGCTACGGGCGTATAGACATGGTAGTAAATTATGCGGAAGGCGTAGTAGAAGATTGGAAGCATGAAGAACTGAAGCAAATATTTTACGAGGAGGCAACTACTATAGCTGAAATCATCCTGGAATGCTTGCAAAAGGTAGAGCTCAACTCCTCCTGTAACTGCCAGAACTTGCGGAAGGAAACATTGCTTAAAGAAAATAGGGGAAGAGAGGAGGTTTAA
- a CDS encoding LCP family protein, which produces MKRIWFVVLVTVIAGTFLGGAWYWHRLSRPEAFLPDRSENQSGSPNSGLEDEREALANNLNILLLGRDTRPEEDSLRTDTIILVSLIPEQERIALLSIPRDTRVSVPGKGYVKINALPQLGGIELLRDVLSDLLGIPIHNYVLTDFKGFMQAIDMLGGVTIDVEQDMYYRTGDMVINLKKGRQHLNGEQALQYVRYRNYTLGDITRTQRQQKLLKAFANEVMQVGTIRKLPQLLPQLWKTVETDLSWRQVLAILSWARDWDSKQIISHTLPGSFQAGTTYWIVDKGKAREVTRKILQGVVEGPVVLGSVGGSGEKLEPSRENQLKTDISSSTPDTEIPVTVIQETYEGEPEVELSSDTVQEAREEAKSVVGEVYQPRDESDLPLKEQILMTNSDNHEETVQSDVYLSF; this is translated from the coding sequence ATGAAAAGAATCTGGTTTGTGGTTTTGGTTACTGTCATCGCGGGAACGTTCCTGGGAGGGGCATGGTATTGGCACCGGCTATCCCGGCCGGAAGCGTTTTTGCCTGATCGTAGTGAAAATCAGTCGGGGTCTCCGAATTCCGGTTTGGAGGACGAAAGAGAAGCGCTGGCCAACAATTTGAATATTCTTCTTCTGGGCAGAGACACTCGCCCGGAAGAAGATTCTCTTCGCACTGACACTATTATATTGGTGAGTTTAATCCCTGAACAAGAGCGGATAGCCCTGCTGTCCATTCCGCGAGATACCCGCGTATCGGTTCCCGGAAAGGGTTATGTTAAAATAAATGCCTTGCCTCAATTGGGAGGTATTGAGTTACTAAGAGACGTATTATCAGATTTGCTTGGGATACCTATCCACAATTATGTCCTGACTGATTTCAAAGGATTTATGCAGGCCATTGATATGCTGGGCGGAGTTACCATTGATGTAGAACAGGATATGTACTACCGTACTGGAGATATGGTTATAAATCTCAAGAAGGGAAGACAGCATCTCAATGGGGAACAGGCTTTACAATACGTTAGATACCGTAACTATACCCTGGGAGATATAACCCGTACCCAGCGTCAACAAAAGTTGCTTAAGGCTTTCGCAAATGAAGTTATGCAGGTCGGTACCATAAGAAAGCTACCTCAATTGCTACCTCAGCTCTGGAAGACCGTAGAAACGGACCTGAGCTGGCGGCAAGTGCTGGCTATACTTTCTTGGGCGAGGGATTGGGATAGCAAACAGATCATAAGCCATACTTTACCGGGAAGCTTTCAGGCGGGAACTACCTACTGGATTGTAGACAAGGGAAAAGCCCGGGAGGTAACCCGGAAGATCCTTCAAGGAGTAGTGGAAGGACCGGTAGTGCTGGGTTCGGTCGGAGGTTCTGGAGAAAAACTCGAGCCGTCGAGAGAAAATCAGTTAAAGACAGATATTTCTTCTAGTACGCCTGATACTGAAATTCCCGTTACGGTTATACAGGAAACCTATGAAGGAGAGCCGGAAGTAGAGTTGTCGTCGGATACTGTACAAGAGGCGCGGGAGGAAGCCAAAAGCGTAGTCGGCGAGGTTTATCAACCGAGAGATGAATCTGACCTGCCGCTAAAGGAGCAGATTCTAATGACTAATTCCGATAACCATGAGGAGACTGTACAAAGTGATGTCTATTTATCTTTTTAA